Proteins co-encoded in one Marinobacter qingdaonensis genomic window:
- a CDS encoding alkaline phosphatase D family protein, with protein sequence MSLTSLAGCGGGGESAGSNQATAGAIGPGEPLPKVAFRHGVASGDPLGDRVVLWTRVSPVDVLERNAGVIPVSVVIATDPGLTQVVGRQVVPASRTTDFCVKVDAQGLQANRWYYYQFAVADQTSPVGRTRTFPTREQTVERARFAVVSCSNYAYGLFSVYKAVSAQTDLDFVLHLGDYIYEYGPGEYGDFPGRDPVPAHEITELDHYRQRHAQYKTDPNLQAVHQQFPMICVWDDHESANDSHVSGAENHDEATEGAWRDRKSEAIQAYFEWLPIRAVDGEPGRIWRDFNFGGLIDLFMLDTRLEGRDEQLASTADPARFDSERRLISDDQMQWLQTGLEQSRATWRFIGQQVMFAELNLARTLDLAEAAGVVDLNGFNGQLLALNMDQWDGYVRDRESILATLRDQGIDNTVIFTGDIHTSWANEIQFDPGNLAETPLAAEFVTPSVTSPGFPEGLAEPAAVAVRLANPHMKYVELKSPGFILVDVTPERTQSEFYYVRSITSEDDLGQLDGTKTKVVGVRAGDARIVEDEPVSQPRAVRTALFHPPVRERIG encoded by the coding sequence GTGTCACTGACTTCTTTGGCGGGGTGCGGGGGCGGCGGCGAGTCGGCCGGCTCGAACCAGGCAACGGCCGGTGCCATCGGTCCGGGCGAACCACTGCCCAAGGTGGCCTTCCGGCACGGGGTCGCCTCCGGTGACCCCCTGGGCGATCGGGTGGTCCTGTGGACCCGGGTCTCACCAGTGGATGTGCTGGAGCGGAATGCCGGAGTCATCCCGGTCTCGGTGGTGATCGCCACCGATCCGGGACTGACCCAGGTGGTCGGGCGCCAGGTGGTGCCCGCCAGCCGGACGACGGATTTCTGTGTCAAAGTCGATGCCCAGGGCCTGCAGGCCAACCGTTGGTACTACTACCAGTTCGCCGTGGCCGACCAGACCTCCCCGGTCGGCCGCACCCGGACCTTCCCCACCCGTGAGCAGACGGTGGAGCGGGCCAGGTTTGCCGTGGTGTCCTGCTCCAACTACGCCTACGGCCTGTTCTCGGTGTACAAGGCGGTCAGCGCCCAGACCGATCTGGATTTCGTGCTGCACCTGGGCGACTACATCTACGAGTACGGGCCCGGGGAATACGGCGACTTTCCTGGCCGCGATCCGGTTCCTGCCCATGAGATCACCGAGCTGGACCACTACCGCCAGCGCCACGCCCAGTACAAGACCGACCCGAACCTGCAGGCGGTACACCAGCAGTTCCCGATGATCTGCGTCTGGGACGACCACGAGTCCGCCAACGACAGCCACGTCAGTGGTGCGGAAAATCACGATGAAGCCACCGAGGGCGCCTGGCGCGACCGCAAGTCCGAGGCCATCCAGGCCTATTTCGAATGGCTGCCCATCCGCGCGGTGGACGGCGAGCCGGGCCGGATCTGGCGGGACTTCAACTTCGGCGGGCTGATCGACCTGTTCATGCTCGACACCCGCCTGGAAGGCCGTGACGAACAACTGGCGTCCACCGCGGATCCGGCCCGTTTCGACAGCGAACGTCGCCTGATCAGCGATGACCAGATGCAGTGGCTGCAGACCGGCCTCGAGCAATCCCGGGCGACCTGGCGCTTCATCGGCCAGCAGGTGATGTTTGCCGAGCTGAACCTGGCCCGCACCCTGGATCTGGCCGAGGCCGCCGGGGTGGTGGATCTGAACGGTTTCAATGGTCAGCTGCTGGCCCTGAACATGGACCAGTGGGACGGCTATGTGCGCGATCGGGAAAGCATCCTGGCCACCCTGCGCGACCAGGGCATCGACAACACCGTGATCTTCACCGGGGACATTCACACCTCCTGGGCCAACGAGATCCAGTTTGATCCGGGCAATCTCGCGGAGACGCCGCTGGCGGCGGAATTCGTGACGCCGTCGGTGACCTCGCCGGGGTTCCCGGAGGGGCTGGCGGAGCCGGCCGCGGTCGCGGTACGACTGGCCAATCCGCACATGAAGTATGTGGAACTGAAGTCGCCGGGTTTCATCCTGGTGGATGTCACGCCCGAGCGCACCCAGAGCGAGTTCTATTACGTGCGCAGCATCACCAGCGAGGACGACCTGGGCCAGCTTGACGGCACGAAAACCAAGGTGGTGGGTGTTCGCGCCGGGGATGCCCGCATCGTCGAGGACGAGCCGGTGTCGCAGCCCCGCGCGGTGCGCACCGCGCTGTTCCATCCACCGGTCCGCGAACGCATTGGTTGA
- a CDS encoding alkaline phosphatase PhoX has translation MKKSNKLPENWGRREVLRSILFTAGAASVPTWLAGCVGGSSSSGPVAGATPSATPPPVPDTKQLVGRFANIGPLGAPDVNGVRTPDGFSTRVVAINGELPQPGGMSVAGPQTGGIGNRPWHIFPDGAGVVPRANGGWIYVSNSEVPGVGSLGFTFPELADVASAIEEFTPGLAQVGTLVFDPDGTIVDSYTILSGTTFNCAGCITPWQTWLSCEEFPNGQVWECDPYQPGEGLARPTLGFFSHEAIAIDAGNRMLYLTEDMPDGRFYRWLPDPADWPEGAERAALQAGRLQVLCVDGDGVAGAVNGPQPIRWVDARNPHEPQHQNRLPESSEFDGGEGVWYFQGIVYFATKGDDRIWAIDVAAQTIEVIYDRATAQAPNDILSGVDNLFVTAQGDVLVAEDGGDMQVVVILPDRTLKPLLQVTGQDASEIAGIAFSPDGRRMYFSSDRGGRNGLGGFTNGLGMIYELMLPEGL, from the coding sequence ATGAAAAAGTCGAACAAGTTACCTGAGAACTGGGGGCGCCGGGAGGTGTTGCGCTCTATCCTGTTTACCGCCGGTGCCGCCTCGGTGCCGACCTGGCTGGCCGGGTGTGTGGGCGGCTCCTCATCGTCGGGGCCGGTCGCCGGCGCCACGCCCTCGGCCACGCCGCCCCCGGTTCCGGACACCAAACAACTGGTCGGCCGCTTCGCCAACATCGGCCCGTTGGGGGCGCCGGATGTAAACGGTGTCCGGACCCCGGACGGCTTCTCGACCCGGGTGGTGGCCATCAATGGTGAGTTGCCCCAGCCCGGTGGCATGTCGGTGGCCGGGCCCCAGACCGGGGGCATTGGCAACCGGCCCTGGCACATTTTCCCCGACGGTGCCGGCGTGGTGCCCAGGGCCAACGGTGGCTGGATCTACGTCAGCAACAGCGAGGTGCCCGGGGTGGGCAGTCTGGGGTTTACCTTTCCGGAGCTGGCGGATGTTGCCAGCGCCATCGAGGAATTTACCCCGGGGCTGGCGCAGGTGGGCACCCTGGTGTTTGATCCGGACGGCACCATCGTCGATTCCTACACCATCCTCAGTGGCACCACCTTCAATTGCGCCGGCTGCATCACGCCCTGGCAGACCTGGCTGTCCTGTGAGGAATTTCCCAACGGCCAGGTCTGGGAGTGCGATCCCTACCAGCCGGGCGAAGGCCTAGCCCGGCCAACCCTGGGCTTTTTCTCCCACGAGGCGATCGCCATCGACGCGGGCAATCGCATGCTGTACCTGACCGAGGATATGCCCGACGGCCGGTTCTACCGCTGGCTGCCGGATCCGGCAGACTGGCCGGAAGGGGCCGAACGGGCCGCGCTGCAGGCGGGCCGGTTGCAGGTGCTGTGTGTGGACGGCGACGGCGTCGCAGGGGCGGTGAACGGGCCTCAGCCGATCCGTTGGGTGGACGCCCGCAATCCCCACGAACCCCAGCACCAGAACCGGTTGCCGGAGTCCTCGGAGTTCGATGGCGGCGAGGGCGTCTGGTACTTCCAGGGCATCGTCTATTTCGCCACCAAGGGCGACGACCGGATCTGGGCCATCGACGTGGCGGCCCAGACCATCGAGGTCATCTACGACCGGGCCACGGCGCAGGCGCCCAACGACATACTGTCGGGGGTCGACAACCTGTTCGTGACCGCCCAGGGCGATGTCCTGGTGGCGGAAGACGGCGGTGACATGCAGGTGGTGGTGATCCTGCCGGACCGGACCCTGAAACCGCTGTTGCAGGTGACCGGGCAGGATGCCTCGGAGATTGCCGGTATTGCCTTCTCCCCGGATGGCCGGCGCATGTACTTCAGCTCCGACCGGGGTGGCCGCAATGGCCTCGGTGGGTTCACCAATGGCCTGGGCATGATCTACGAACTGATGTTGCCGGAAGGCCTGTAG
- a CDS encoding fatty acid--CoA ligase, whose amino-acid sequence MAQTRILPPADNAYQYPLLIKQLLLSGPRYNPDQEIVYANRSKYTYTDLVERIHRLANALTDAGVKAGDTVAVMDWDTPRYLECFFAIPMIGAILHTVNVRLSPDQIVYTMNHAEDDVVLVHDDFLPVLESVKDDIKTVKTYIQLTDEGSAKATALPSAGEYEALLAQAGTEFDFPDFDENSVATTFYTTGTTGNPKGVFFSHRQLVLHTLGMVGSLSAYDEMPLLRSSSVYMPVTPMFHVHAWGVPYAATLMGIKQVYPGRYEPELLVDLLKEHKVSFSHCVPTVMQMMMGTESIKSADLSNWHVLIGGSALTKSLCDAGAKYGIRMYTGYGMSETCPLLSATHLKPEDLELPLEQQTAKRTKTGIAVPMVQLEIVDPDGKPVPHDGEAKGEVVARAPWLTQSYFKENAKGEELWQGGWLHTGDVASMEPDNTLVIKDRIKDVIKTGGEWLSSLDLENLISQHPAVAATAVVGVPDDKWGERPHALVTLKPGETATIEDIQQHLKQFVDSGEINKWAIPEQMDFVEDIPKTSVGKINKKLIRDQLK is encoded by the coding sequence ATGGCACAAACCCGGATTCTCCCGCCAGCGGACAACGCCTATCAGTACCCGCTGTTGATCAAGCAGCTGCTGCTCTCCGGTCCACGCTACAACCCGGATCAGGAGATCGTTTACGCCAATCGCAGCAAGTACACCTACACCGATCTGGTAGAGCGGATCCACCGCCTGGCCAACGCCCTGACCGACGCCGGGGTCAAAGCCGGGGACACCGTCGCGGTGATGGACTGGGACACCCCGCGCTACCTGGAGTGCTTCTTCGCCATCCCGATGATCGGCGCCATCCTGCACACGGTGAATGTGCGCCTGTCGCCGGATCAGATCGTCTACACCATGAACCACGCCGAAGACGACGTGGTGCTGGTACACGATGACTTCCTGCCCGTGCTCGAGTCGGTCAAAGACGACATCAAGACGGTCAAAACCTACATCCAGCTCACCGACGAGGGCTCGGCCAAGGCCACCGCCCTGCCCAGCGCCGGCGAATACGAGGCCCTGTTGGCGCAGGCCGGCACCGAGTTCGATTTCCCGGACTTTGACGAGAACAGCGTGGCGACCACCTTCTACACCACCGGCACCACCGGTAACCCCAAGGGTGTGTTCTTCAGCCACCGTCAGCTGGTGCTGCACACCCTGGGCATGGTCGGCTCCCTGTCCGCCTACGACGAGATGCCGCTGCTGCGGTCCAGCTCCGTGTACATGCCGGTCACCCCTATGTTCCACGTACACGCGTGGGGCGTGCCCTACGCCGCCACCCTGATGGGCATCAAGCAGGTATACCCCGGCCGCTATGAGCCCGAGCTGCTAGTGGACCTGCTCAAGGAACACAAGGTCAGCTTCTCCCACTGTGTGCCCACGGTGATGCAGATGATGATGGGCACCGAGTCCATCAAGTCCGCCGACCTCAGCAACTGGCACGTGCTCATCGGCGGCAGCGCCCTGACCAAGAGCCTGTGCGACGCCGGTGCCAAGTACGGCATCCGCATGTACACCGGCTACGGCATGTCCGAGACCTGCCCGCTGCTCAGCGCCACCCATCTGAAGCCGGAAGACCTGGAGTTGCCCCTGGAGCAGCAGACCGCCAAGCGCACCAAGACCGGCATTGCCGTGCCCATGGTGCAGCTGGAGATCGTTGATCCGGACGGCAAGCCCGTGCCCCACGACGGCGAGGCCAAGGGCGAAGTGGTGGCCCGGGCGCCCTGGCTGACCCAGAGCTACTTCAAGGAAAACGCCAAGGGTGAAGAGCTGTGGCAGGGCGGCTGGCTGCACACCGGCGACGTCGCCTCGATGGAGCCGGACAACACCCTGGTGATCAAGGACCGCATCAAGGACGTGATCAAAACCGGCGGCGAGTGGCTGTCGTCACTGGATCTGGAAAACCTGATCAGCCAGCACCCGGCCGTGGCCGCCACCGCGGTCGTCGGGGTGCCGGACGACAAGTGGGGCGAACGCCCGCACGCGCTGGTGACCCTGAAGCCGGGCGAGACCGCCACCATCGAGGACATCCAGCAACACTTGAAGCAGTTCGTGGACTCGGGCGAAATCAACAAGTGGGCGATCCCCGAGCAGATGGATTTCGTGGAGGATATTCCCAAGACCAGCGTTGGCAAGATCAACAAGAAGCTGATCCGGGATCAATTGAAGTAA
- a CDS encoding pyrimidine/purine nucleoside phosphorylase, whose amino-acid sequence MLKVNEYFDGKAKSIAFQTSTLPATVGVISPGEYEFGTSKKETMTVISGALTVLLPGVDEWMTYGAGESFDVAGQASFKAKTDIDTAYLCTYE is encoded by the coding sequence ATGCTCAAAGTAAACGAATATTTTGACGGCAAGGCCAAGTCCATTGCCTTCCAGACCTCGACGCTGCCGGCGACCGTGGGTGTCATCAGCCCGGGCGAGTACGAGTTCGGCACCAGCAAGAAGGAAACCATGACCGTGATCAGCGGCGCCCTGACCGTGCTGCTGCCGGGCGTGGACGAGTGGATGACCTACGGCGCCGGCGAGAGCTTCGACGTGGCCGGCCAGGCCAGCTTCAAGGCCAAGACCGACATCGACACCGCGTACCTCTGCACCTACGAGTAA
- a CDS encoding Na+/H+ antiporter subunit G, translating to MSQFAEYAICFLLLIGGAFSLIGAIGLARLPDFYTRLHGPTKATTVGVGAIMLSSVIFFTSRGESLGISEILVTVFLFMTAPVSANILAKAAMHIGVPFMSSTQGKPWDQ from the coding sequence ATGAGCCAGTTTGCCGAATACGCTATCTGCTTCCTGCTGCTGATTGGCGGTGCCTTTTCCCTGATTGGCGCCATCGGTCTGGCCCGGCTGCCGGATTTCTACACCCGCCTGCACGGTCCAACCAAGGCCACCACGGTGGGGGTCGGCGCCATCATGCTCAGTTCGGTGATTTTCTTCACCAGCCGGGGCGAGAGTCTCGGGATTTCAGAAATCCTGGTCACCGTATTCCTGTTCATGACCGCGCCGGTCAGCGCCAACATCCTGGCCAAGGCCGCCATGCACATTGGCGTACCGTTCATGAGCAGCACCCAGGGCAAGCCCTGGGACCAGTGA
- a CDS encoding K+/H+ antiporter subunit F — MITIALYLTIGMVTLAALLNVYRLIKGPDAPDRVLALDTLYINAIALIILLGITLGTRMYLEAALLIAVMGFVGTVAMAKYLKRGSVIE; from the coding sequence ATGATTACCATCGCGCTCTACCTGACCATCGGCATGGTCACCCTGGCCGCCCTGCTAAACGTCTACCGCCTGATCAAGGGGCCGGACGCGCCCGACCGGGTGCTGGCGCTGGACACTCTGTACATCAACGCCATTGCCCTGATCATCCTGCTGGGCATTACCCTGGGCACCCGCATGTACCTGGAAGCGGCGCTGCTGATCGCGGTCATGGGCTTTGTCGGCACCGTAGCCATGGCCAAATACCTGAAGCGGGGCAGTGTCATCGAATGA
- a CDS encoding Na+/H+ antiporter subunit E, translating to MFDRLSFPQPWLSVVLFTTWQLLNDGVSGASLVMGLLLAWAIPQMTQGFWPERPSFMNAWRMPAYILRVLWDIVVASFQVARLILSPRPPRPAFVCYPLELEHPLAISILASTISLTPGTVSVDVSDDNTLLLVHALDAEDGEEVINTIRTRYEKPLLEMFT from the coding sequence ATGTTTGATCGACTCAGCTTTCCCCAACCCTGGCTCAGTGTGGTGCTGTTCACCACCTGGCAACTGCTGAACGACGGCGTCTCCGGCGCCAGCCTGGTCATGGGCCTGCTGCTGGCCTGGGCCATTCCCCAGATGACCCAGGGCTTCTGGCCGGAGCGACCGTCGTTCATGAACGCCTGGCGCATGCCCGCCTACATCCTGCGGGTGCTCTGGGACATCGTGGTGGCCAGTTTCCAGGTCGCACGGCTGATCCTCAGCCCGCGCCCGCCCCGGCCGGCTTTTGTCTGCTACCCGCTGGAGCTGGAACACCCGCTGGCGATCAGCATTCTGGCCAGCACCATTTCCCTGACGCCGGGCACCGTCAGCGTGGACGTCAGCGACGACAACACCCTGCTGCTGGTGCACGCGCTGGACGCCGAAGACGGCGAAGAAGTCATCAACACCATCCGCACCCGGTACGAAAAGCCGCTGTTGGAGATGTTCACATGA
- a CDS encoding monovalent cation/H+ antiporter subunit D — protein MNHWLTAPILIPLLGGILQVFMGYAPISLRRTLAIATTVLTLVSTIVLLVLASDDAYRLYAFGNWQPPFGIVLVLDRLAALMLVLTAVLALFCHLFAIGGTDEGNRQFHSLFLFQLLGLNIAFLTGDLFNLFVAFEVLLIASYGLLMHGGGRARTVPGLHYVVLNLVGSAVFLIAVGMIYSVTGTLNMADLAQKIPTVTGENLSIVKAGGMMLLVVFALKAALIPLCFWLPKAYARATAPVAALFAVMTKVGVYAILRVFMLIFGNDAGTLANLGMDWLFPLALITLTMGVIGALGADNLKTLVAWQVIISVGTLLAPIALGSTAGISAALFYLLSSTWTVGGLFLVADMVAQQRGSAKDKIVTAPRMRNRTFLSVLFLLGAVAAAGLPPLSGFFAKLLILQSAMAGPQMAWLWSVILIGGFFTLIAYSRAGSIVFWRTVDGHIEEPKPLGGNVSTAAGALIALSVVMVVLAGPISEYTDATAAQLQNPDGYLNILNTPMVGEDG, from the coding sequence ATGAACCACTGGCTTACCGCACCGATCCTGATCCCGCTGCTGGGCGGCATCCTCCAGGTCTTTATGGGCTATGCCCCGATCAGCTTGCGCCGGACCCTGGCCATTGCCACCACGGTCCTGACCCTGGTGTCCACCATTGTCCTGCTGGTTCTGGCCAGCGACGACGCCTATCGCCTGTACGCCTTCGGTAACTGGCAACCGCCGTTCGGCATTGTCCTCGTCCTGGACCGGCTGGCCGCGCTCATGCTGGTGCTGACCGCGGTGCTGGCGCTGTTTTGCCACCTCTTCGCCATCGGCGGCACCGACGAGGGCAACCGCCAGTTCCACAGCCTGTTCCTGTTCCAGTTGCTGGGCCTGAACATCGCCTTCCTGACCGGCGACCTGTTCAACCTGTTCGTCGCGTTCGAGGTCCTGCTGATTGCCTCGTACGGCCTGCTGATGCACGGCGGCGGCCGCGCGCGCACCGTTCCGGGCCTGCATTACGTGGTGCTGAACCTGGTCGGCTCGGCGGTGTTCCTGATTGCCGTCGGGATGATTTACAGCGTGACCGGCACCCTGAACATGGCCGATCTGGCCCAGAAAATCCCGACCGTGACCGGCGAGAACCTGAGCATCGTCAAGGCCGGCGGCATGATGCTGCTGGTGGTGTTTGCCCTCAAGGCGGCGCTGATTCCCCTGTGCTTCTGGCTGCCCAAGGCCTACGCTCGGGCCACGGCACCGGTGGCCGCGCTGTTTGCGGTCATGACCAAGGTTGGGGTCTACGCCATCCTGCGGGTGTTCATGCTGATCTTCGGCAACGACGCCGGCACCCTGGCCAATCTGGGCATGGACTGGCTGTTCCCGCTGGCCCTGATCACCCTGACCATGGGCGTGATCGGCGCCCTGGGCGCGGACAATCTGAAAACCCTGGTGGCCTGGCAGGTGATTATCTCGGTCGGCACTCTGCTGGCGCCCATCGCGCTGGGGTCGACCGCGGGTATCTCCGCCGCGCTGTTCTACCTGCTCAGCAGCACCTGGACCGTGGGCGGCCTGTTCCTGGTGGCCGACATGGTGGCCCAGCAGCGCGGCAGCGCCAAGGACAAGATCGTGACTGCGCCGCGCATGCGTAACCGCACCTTCCTGAGCGTGCTGTTCCTGCTGGGCGCCGTAGCCGCGGCCGGGCTGCCGCCCCTGAGCGGCTTTTTCGCCAAGTTGCTGATCCTGCAGTCGGCCATGGCAGGTCCCCAGATGGCCTGGCTCTGGTCGGTGATCCTGATTGGCGGCTTCTTCACCCTGATTGCCTACAGCCGCGCCGGCAGCATCGTGTTCTGGCGCACGGTCGATGGCCACATCGAGGAGCCCAAGCCGCTCGGTGGCAATGTTTCCACCGCCGCCGGGGCACTGATTGCCCTCAGCGTGGTGATGGTAGTGCTGGCCGGCCCGATCAGCGAATACACCGACGCCACCGCCGCCCAGCTGCAGAACCCGGACGGCTATCTCAACATCCTGAACACACCCATGGTCGGGGAGGACGGCTAA
- a CDS encoding Na+/H+ antiporter subunit C, with amino-acid sequence MELVFALVIGALTASGVYLLLRARTFPVVVGLTLISYGVNLFLFSSGRLATGAQPIISGADSYTDPLPQALVLTAIVIGFAMTAFVVVLALRSLADHDDDHVDGHQGDRTAHLDHRKEETGR; translated from the coding sequence ATGGAGCTTGTCTTTGCTCTGGTCATTGGTGCCCTGACCGCCTCCGGCGTGTACCTGCTGCTGCGGGCGCGAACCTTCCCGGTGGTGGTCGGGCTAACGCTGATTTCCTACGGGGTCAACCTGTTCCTGTTCTCCAGCGGACGGCTGGCCACCGGCGCCCAGCCCATCATCAGCGGCGCGGACAGCTACACCGACCCGCTGCCCCAGGCTCTGGTACTGACCGCCATCGTGATCGGCTTTGCCATGACCGCGTTCGTGGTGGTGCTCGCCCTGCGCAGCCTGGCCGACCATGACGACGACCACGTCGACGGTCACCAGGGTGACCGGACCGCCCACCTGGATCATCGCAAGGAGGAAACCGGTCGATGA